In Cotesia glomerata isolate CgM1 linkage group LG1, MPM_Cglom_v2.3, whole genome shotgun sequence, one genomic interval encodes:
- the LOC123272525 gene encoding E3 ubiquitin-protein ligase lubel-like isoform X2: MSKSGAEKWRPMAISNPSTRLRMARSMPHWVMAQEQSKSAEKSRRPPTPPKIPPPSLTGDCGDPDYEVIEFTGNPQQISRTNNNGKALELTRITSRNNNNNVNKCALCGAHNLFARCDACNENFCETCDDMNHKHPKRRSHVRRRIVTDHNQMNFRTRPPLPPKGETPLNPPVPPPRRNRRNTQARPSVNQDPGGISFSDKVGSLKRNNVNVQGRPLPSAPESSLITSKSVQSLNTSNNANDPNGAGMDKMSTLQERYRKYQEAMRAQDANRRRIPTPESSREAPSPRPVSLDSSRGNLMVPPPPPRTGMMQSSSVCDLSSQNLWNPAMQQAQSMAHLTQRMPMMWYPPPGSPWDNPISGSTMSLNHPAMWGYPMGYNQAMLPPHYPSANVSRCPSPARSYKSGRRSRAASPSFSQKSRKSVVSRVRRSPNSTDASSEESDDSDFDDQLSRSSRNLRRGSVSSRRITGYHDVDDNRSTMSRSRRGTWRSEDRINGINSSSSRNLDYEDLEFRSVSSRQQSENDDLRRRRNTMDHYLSSRQNSETDDSRGRKRTEPTNVNPDSRSRLMSSRHNSETEDDHRLRRKTESFNNDEKLMKNNGTLRSRRKSNAEYEREVLNKKTNSNTTRNRLANSSDSSGELITTNNSNNKRAESVVREIKKSPLREVRKSVEREVIREPTPKESIKEPTPEKNYKVQPDENIKQDKINEATSSVSQIKETSQQPTTEEKTEEDKEWACEHCTFINEAKERVCIVCCKTKRSALPPSPENTPESSENVQESTPEPSTKVSSIKMSNGEESGDSAATTQSKDVEIVKNDQELNSNIIEDNQTNKLESVLNSSVRENIKTHASISTSTSPIKELEETASEVIKTQDNVPPPVPMLSPTPIRASETPVGPSPVPSVASIERGTSPPPQSIATQTYEVPPKNNGVGKKSKEYRDQKGIYQDESDGEEIRYTNSPDLYPRVHYQHINQPTSSHGTRRNSIDSTHLYFHPRDINQSRYHQDSPTIGLVSPSVSTLTRQGLEIVELLREAERQGFSADDIQVALAQGAVNPIDWLINQWPHLIETVQILVSTRGKEMPDCKNDIGFLSIVEAKEVLRVCKGDVWTSVTRAIQLRQQKVAGIKAKGNFSLVDVVRALDNNAGNEDLALLELQKNQLKPFLMRIWGPPAGVENDEAAPPKDAANEAGVAGLSELVGGAMDLDALKQVIPSLDNLAELQAGCKQDSTRTKPTDQLLKNVQEADDKNIGNNSNDLSNSFKDSDQPCTSPSSKTDLNKLESGKILLQENGDIGNKIESAEQKSDKKDIGQTEEIKNQSDSSAQNLAVENLLLATKSLTEQVPVEELSPKLEPEVVSNDKIDEVLNVPIETPQVSTQEAEIVDKEVVKEENKLEVNLPVKISSKELVEIEQEVIKEKSSKENVKLSIDASSDSKKLLETEETVLETNSPVKEEIIVGSVSEVDKSDILNITKNKDEEVFDKAVRISESEIKFKSQEKLNQATPTVLSAPPSRMTALKSLKNRLTSMISKFPSMKLSYEKPESIGTNQVNYKESMDSSLYSHPNLIINNINQHASNGINNHNNTDKLNDDIISLDCASTQNHLKTFTSSATITPTNKEVVQKINGINKYNETINSASSSDDQAVLKNVATEYESPVFFQNTLSNAESWDIKRSTIYIEPLMVSKDKKNEDYIKNNVEVVANVDVEVNGENHELKDQNLKIKITETENNYKNLQINQKVDNVMECNNFEKIYSNENKMQVDIVNESGDKDDLFVDASSSPETFELKITEAPLLIVNDAAPVENPPVVRGSLTINLSRFSDMKEFTTEMLQFASQEILENVSTGPLSPLEAELPEIFSASSKIETSIEINESAVKTDSVQTNYFIPKPKARSKSPVKRSFVLRKLPARKCFVGTKRNFNFGGVPKDTALTRAKECADKIAAKSLMSSRSVNQVKKAEVVDVNRKGECDKKQELVSQTEKVEREKQMNLSSQKIDKDFINKPTPKSKLPSRIPIFQKKPWAAGQTISVASQKIIEVNVLKPTNSSFNVPRRTIPVLQPLVGPPADNENKNGGNESNEVSKNVNGKVQSEKENKNCISKLRDDGKLLKNNETAQSKDSPKNLIRGLTFIKDEKDTLGTDKSKINESVNPEIDSRDEFNKYSSEASIDVSDEEEVYDDDDDDDDEEEEEEEIEEIEIEDEESSEEISDEEEIEEEEEEEELSDSETTDTNTKSSVIMRRINSIEELTNAELMLKKTLDNIKAEISDSECEEVSSNSQKSERSDEAEFSESNDLPEDPIELSTTKNDVDVESTIVLTLPKTKSTEIEGEENAVTQSTSKTIRLKDSKVLKVRVTEPEVVVNKKKESRKRFSIVAEYVQQFEGDSLKHERRNSKTKQQESVKITRDQSPVNERERTARRLLAEGRVSSYDEAEIAASLIGLKFQDDEAIHAAKECTSVESAIAFLQQECELCTGRFAVSQMISMLKCIHRCCNDCAKNYFTIQISDRNIMDAVCPFCKEPDLKDATEDEVLEYFSILDIQLKSLLDPPIHELFQRKLRDRTLMQDPNFKWCAQCSSGFYANPNQKRLICPDCRSVTCAFCRKPWEKQHEGITCEQFEEWKNENDPDNQAIGLAKHLADNGIDCPKCKFRYSLSRGGCMHFTCNQCKYEFCCGCGKAFMMGAKCTVSPYCAKLGLHSHHPRNCLFYLRDKEPAQLQSLLKGHGIEFNTENLSGDRKCKVQLQKETPTGVVDAVCNSDVVENHAGLCRIHYNEYLVRKIRLSKLEPLSLFNIDDLETCIKRAGLNLPANWYRRDPEDYRRDLAEVVQKEIPLE, translated from the exons ATGAGC AAGTCAGGAGCAGAAAAGTGGCGGCCAATGGCCATTTCTAATCCATCAACACGCTTAAGAATGGCGCGTTCAATGCCTCATTGGGTTatg GCACAAGAACAATCAAAATCAGCAGAAAAATCACGACGACCGCCAACACCACCTAAAATCCCGCCACCATCTCTAACCGGGGACTGCGGCGATCCCGACTACGAAGTAATCGAGTTTACAGGAAACCCCCAGCAGATTTCGAGGACTAATAATAACGGAAAAGCATTAGAACTTACAAGAATAACATCAagaaacaacaataataatgtcaATAAATGTGCTCTGTGTGGCGCGCATAATTTGTTCGCAAGATGTGACGCGtgcaatgaaaatttttgtgagacTTGCGACGACATGAATCATAAACATCCCAAACGACGTAGTCATGTACGCAGACGAATTGTAACTGATCATAACCAGATGAATTTTCGTACTAGACCACCATTACCACCCAAAGGCGAAACTCCACTGAATCCTCCAGTACCACCGCCGAGAAGAAATCGTAGAAATACTCAG GCAAGGCCATCGGTTAATCAAGATCCAGGAGGCATCTCGTTTTCCGATAAAGTTGGAAGTTTGAAAAGAAACAACGTCAATGTCCAAGGAAGACCACTGCCGTCTGCGCCAGAATCATCGTTAATTACATCTAAGTCCGTCCAGTCGCTTAATACTTCTAATAATGCTAATGATCCCAATGGAGCTGGCATGGATAAAATGTCAACACTTCag GAGAGATATAGGAAGTATCAAGAAGCTATGAGAGCTCAGGATGCAAATAGAAGAAGAATTCCCACACCAGAATCTTCTAGAGAAGCTCCAAGTCCTAGACCGGTGAGTCTTGACAGTTCTAGAGGTAATTTGATGGTACCTCCGCCACCTCCAAGAACTGGAATGATGCAATCGTCGAGTGTTTGTGACTTGTCATCTCAGAACTTATGGAACCCAGCAATGCAACAG GCTCAGTCGATGGCTCATCTGACTCAGCGTATGCCGATGATGTGGTACCCACCACCAGGAAGTCCATGGGACAATCCAATCAGTGGTTCTACCATGAGCTTGAATCATCCAGCAATGTGGGGTTATCCGATGGGTTATAATCAAGCAATGTTACCTCCTCATTATCCGTCAGCTAATGTATCCAGGTGTCCTAGTCCAGCGAGAAGCTACAAGTCTGGCAGACGCAGTAGAGCTGCTTCGCCGTCGTTCAGCCAAAAGTCGAGAAAATCTGTAGTGTCGAGAGTAAGGCGGTCACCGAATTCGACTGACGCGAGTTCTGAAGAATCTGATGACTCTGATTTCGATGATCAGTTGTCTAGAAGCTCGAGAAATCTTCGGAGGGGCAGTGTATCCTCGAGGCGAATCACAGGATATCATGATGTTGATGACAATAGGTCGACAATGTCTCGAAGTCGTCGAGG aactTGGAGATCTGAGGACAGAATTAACGGAATCAATTCTTCATCATCACGAAATTTGGACTATGAAGATTTAGAGTTCCGTTCAGTGTCTTCTAGACAGCAGTCAGAGAATGACGATCTTCGCAGAAGAAGAAATACAATGGATCATTATTTATCTTCGCGACAAAATTCCGAAACTGATGATAGCCGTGGCCGTAAACGTACTGAGCCTACAAATGTTAATCCAGACTCACGATCGCGTTTAATGTCTTCTCGACATAACTCAGAGACTGAAGATGATCATAGATTGCGACGCAAAACAGAATCTTTTAATAATGATGAGAaactaatgaaaaataatggGACATTACGAAGTCGTCGAAAGTCTAATGCTGAATACGAACGTGaagttttaaacaaaaaaacgaattCAAATACTACACGAAACAGACTTGCCAATTCGTCTGATAGTTCTGGCGAATTAATTACGactaataatagtaataataaacgCGCTGAATCAGTTGTTagggaaataaaaaaatctccaTTGAGAGAAGTAAGAAAGTCAGTTGAAAGAGAAGTTATCAGGGAACCAACTCCTAAAGAATCAATAAAAGAACCAACTccagagaaaaattataaagtacagcccgatgaaaatattaaacaagataaaattaatgaagcaACATCTTCGGTATCTCAGATTAAAGAAACTTCTCAACAACCAACAACAGAAGAAAAGACTGAAGAAGATAAAGAATGGGCATGCGAACATTGTACGTTCATAAATGAAGCTAAAGAGCGGGTTTGTATTGTCTGCTGTAAAACAAAACGGAGTGCGCTTCCTCCCAGCCCGGAGAATACTCCAGAATCTTCAGAAAACGTTCAAGAATCCACACCTGAGCCTTCAACAAAGGTTTCTAGCATAAAAATGTCCAATGGCGAAGAAAGCGGGGACAGCGCTGCGACTACCCAAAGCAAAG atGTAGAAATAGTCAAAAATGACCAAGAATTAAATTCAAACATTATTGAAGACAATCAAACAAATAAGTTAGAATCGGTATTAAATTCATCGGTTCGTGAGAACATAAAAACTCATGCTTCAATATCTACATCAACTTCTCCTATTAAGGAGTTGGAAGAAACTGCTTCTGAAGTAATAAAAACTCAAGATAATGTCCCTCCACCAGTTCCTATGTTGTCGCCAACTCCTATTCGAGCTTCAGAAACTCCTGTTGGACCTTCACCCGTCCCTTCGGTTGCTTCAATAGAAAGGGGGACATCACCTCCACCTCAAAGTATCGCTACTCAG actTATGAAGTACCTCCTAAAAATAATGGAGTTggaaaaaaatctaaagaaTATCGCGATCAAAAAGGAATTTATCAAGATGAAAGTGATGGCGAG gaaatAAGATACACAAATAGTCCAGATTTGTATCCTCGAGTCCATTATCAGCATATTAATCAACCAACTTCGTCTCATGGAACAAGAAGAAATTCTATTGATTCAACGCATCTTTATTTTCATCCTagg GACATTAATCAATCGAGATATCATCAAGACTCGCCAACAATTGGACTGGTGTCTCCAAGTGTATCGACTCTGACTCGTCAAGGCTTGGAGATTGTTGAACTTTTACGAGAAGCTGAACGTCAAGGATTTTCAGCTGATGACATTCAAGTGGCACTGGCACAAGGCGCTGTTAATCCTATTGATTGGCTAATAAATCAGTGGCCACATCTCATTGAAACTGTTCAAATTCTCGTTTCGACGAGGGGAAAAGAAATGCctgattgtaaaaatgacATTGGATTTTTATCGATTGTTGAAGCGAAAGAAGTTTTGCGCGTCTGTAAAGGTGATGTTTGGACGAGTGTCACTCGTGCTATTCAACTCAGGCAACAAAAG gtCGCCGGAATAAAAGCTAAAggtaatttttcattagttGATGTTGTTCGAGCACTTGATAATAATGCAGGCAATGAAGATCTAGCATTATtagaattacaaaaaaatcaattgaaacCATTTCTAATGCGTATATGGGGTCCGCCTGCTGGGGTGGAAAATGATGAAGCTGCTCCTCCTAAGG ATGCAGCGAATGAAGCTGGTGTGGCGGGGTTGAGTGAACTCGTAGGAGGAGCGATGGATTTGGATGCACTGAAGCAGGTAATACCTTCACTTGATAATTTAGCAGAGTTGCAGGCTGGGTGTAAGCAGGATTCGACAAGAACAAAACCAACTGATCAGTTGTTGAAAAATGTTCAGGAGGCGGATGACAAAAATATTGGTAATAATTCTAATGATTTATCCAACAGTTTTAAAGACAGCGACCAACCTTGCACTTCACCAAGCTCGAAGACTGATCTGAACAAATTAGAAtctggaaaaattttacttcaagAAAATGGAGATATTGGAAATAAAATCGAATCTGCTGAGCAAAAATCAGATAAAAAAGATATAGGGCAGactgaagaaattaaaaatcaatcgGATAGTTCTGCGCAAAATTTAgctgttgaaaatttattattagcaACCAAATCACTGACTGAACAAGTTCCTGTTGAAGAATTGTCGCCTAAATTGGAACCAGAAGTTGTTTctaatgataaaattgatgaagTATTAAATGTACCAATTGAAACTCCTCAAGTGTCTACACAAGAAGCCGAAATTGTTGATAAAGAAGTAGTAaaggaagaaaataaattggaAGTAAATTTGCCCgttaaaatttcttctaaaGAGTTAGTTGAAATAGAACAAGaagtaattaaagaaaaatctaGTAAAGAAAATGTTAAGTTATCTATTGATGCTTCTAgtgattcaaaaaaacttttagaaACTGAAGAAACTGTTTTAGAAACTAATAGTCctgtaaaagaagaaataattgtaGGTAGTGTAAGTGAAGTTGATAAATCGGACATTCTTAatattaccaaaaataaagACGAGGAAGTATTTGATAAAGCGGTACGTATTTCTGaatcagaaataaaatttaagagcCAAGAAAAACTAAATCAAGCAACGCCGACCGTGTTATCTGCGCCTCCATCACGCATGACTGCCCttaaatcattgaaaaatcgATTGACGAGTATGATATCTAAATTTCCATCAATGAAACTCAGTTATGAGAAACCAGAGTCAATTGGAACCAATCAAGTTAATTACAAAGAATCAATGGATTCATCGCTTTATTCTCAtcctaatttaattattaacaatattaacCAACACGCTTCTAATggaattaataatcataataatactgataaattaaatgacgACATTATTTCACTTGATTGCGCTTCAACTCAAAATCATTTGAAAACATTTACATCATCTGCTACCATTACACCCACAAACAAAGAGGTTGTTCAAAAGATTAAtggtattaataaatataatgaaacTATTAACTCAGCTTCTTCTTCTGACGATCAAgcagttttaaaaaatgttgcaACAGAGTACGAATCGCCtgtattttttcagaatacTCTGAGTAATGCAGAATCTTGGGATATTAAACGTAGCACTATTTATATTGAACCTTTGATGGTtagtaaagataaaaaaaatgaagactatattaaaaataatgtagaAGTAGTAGCAAACGTAGACGTAGAAGTTAATGGGGAAAATCATGAGCTAaaagatcaaaatttaaaaataaaaataacagaaactgaaaataattataaaaacttacaaattaatcaaaaagtaGATAATGTGATGGAgtgtaataattttgaaaaaatttatagtaatgaaaataaaatgcaaGTAGATATTGTTAATGAATCTGGAGATAAAGATGACTTGTTTGTTGACGCCTCTAGTTCACCTGAAACGTTTGAGCTAAAAATTACAGAGGCTCCTTTGTTGATTGTCAATGATGCTGCGCCTGTAGAAAACCCTCCGGTGGTTCGAGGCTcgttaacaattaatttatcacgaTTTTCCGATATGAAGGAATTTACGACCGAAATGCTTCAGTTTGCTAGCCAAGAAATATTAGAAAATGTATCAACAGGACCTCTGTCTCCTTTAGAAGCTGAGCTCCCGGAAATTTTCTCCGCAAGTTCGAAGATAGAAACGTcaattgaaataaatgaaTCTGCAGTTAAAACTGACAGCGTTCAGACTAATTATTTCATTCCCAAGCCGAAAGCGAGGTCTAAATCACCGGTGAAGAGATCATTTGTGTTGAGAAAGTTACCCGCTCGTAAGTGCTTTGTCGgaacaaaaagaaattttaattttggagGAGTACCAAAAGACACTGCGTTGACCAGAGCTAAAgaatgtgctgataaaattgcAGCCAAGTCATTGATGTCTAGTCGAAGTGTGAATCAAGTTAAGAAAGCTGAGGTTGTTGATGTGAATCGAAAGGGTGAGTGTGATAAAAAACAAGAATTAGTTTCTCAGACAGAAAAGGTTGAAAGAgaaaaacaaatgaatttgtCTAGTcaaaaaatagataaagaCTTTATTAATAAACCTACTCCGAAAAGTAAATTACCTTCGCGGATCCCGATTTTCCAGAAGAAACCGTGGGCTGCGGGGCAAACGATATCTGTAGCTagtcaaaaaataatagaagttAATGTTTTGAAGCCTACTAATTCGAGTTTTAATGTCCCACGACGAACTATTCCTGTCTTGCAGCCGTTGGTTGGACCTCCAGCTGATAATGAAAATAAGAATGGTGGAAATGAAAGTAATGAAGTGAGCAAAAATGTTAATGGTAAAGTACAAagtgaaaaagaaaataaaaattgtatttctaAATTGAGAGATGatggaaaattattgaaaaataatgagaCTGCTCAGAGTAAAGATAGTCCAAAAAATCTAATTCGAGGGTTGACTTTTATTAAAGATGAAAAAGATACTTTAGGTACTGATAAATCCAAGATTAATGAATCCGTTAATCCTGAAATTGATTCTAGagatgaatttaataaatattcttctgAAGCAAGTATAGATGTAAGTGATGAAGAAGAAGtctatgatgatgatgatgatgatgatgatgaagaagaagaagaagaggagATTGAAGAAATAGAAATCGAAGATGAAGAAAGTTCCGAAGAAATTAGTGATGAAGAAGAaatagaagaagaagaagaagaagaagaattaAGTGACTCTGAAACAACTGACACGAATACAAAAAGTTCAGTAATTATGCGTCgaataaattcaattgaaGAACTTACTAACGCAGAATTAATGTTGAAGAAAACGTTAGATAATATTAAAGCAGAGATATCTGATTCAGAATGTGAAGAAGTTAGCTCTAACTCTCAAAAGTCTGAAAGGAGTGATGAAGCTGAGTTCTCTGAATCAAATGACTTACCAGAAGATCCTATTGAACTAAGTACTACAAAAAATGACGTCGATGTAGAATCTACGATTGTGTTAACTCTGCCTAAAACAAAATCTACTGAAATAGAAGGCGAAGAGAATGCAGTCACTCAAAGTACGTCTAAAACAATAAGACTAAAAGACTCAAAAGTATTAAAAGTACGCGTGACTGAACCTGAGGtagttgtaaataaaaaaaaagagtcaCGTAAACGGTTTTCTATAGTCGCCGAATATGTTCAGCAGTTTGAAGGTGATTCTTTAAAGCATGAGAGGAGGAATTCGAAAACTAAACAACAGGAAAGTGTCAAGATTACACGAGACCAATCACCCGTTAACGAGAGGGAG aGAACAGCAAGGCGCTTACTAGCAGAAGGACGAGTGTCCAGCTACGATGAAGCCGAGATAGCAGCAAGTTTAATTGGTCTCAAGTTCCAAGATGATGAGGCGATTCATGCTGCTAAAGAATGCACAAGCGTTGAATCTGCAATAGCATTTCTTCAGCAAGAATGTGAACTCTGTACTGGTCGTTTTGCTGTCAGCCAGATGATCTCAATGCTTAAGTGCATTCATCGATGCTGTAATGACTgcgcaaaaaattatttcaccaTTCAGATAAGCGATCGCAATATAATGGACGCCGTGTGTCCATTCTGCAAGGAGCCCGACTTGAAAGATGCTACAGAAGATGAAGTTCTTGAGTACTTTAGTATTTTAGACATTCAATTAAAGTCACTATTAGATCCACCGATCCACGAGCTATTTCAAAGGAAGCTGAGAGATAGAACTTTGATGCAAGATCCTAATTTTAAGTGGTGTGCTCAG tgttctAGTGGATTTTATGCAAATCCAAATCAGAAACGATTGATATGTCCAGATTGTCGATCTGTTACTTGTGCATTTTGTCGAAAGCcg TGGGAAAAACAGCATGAAGGTATTACATGCGAACAATTCGAAGAAtggaaaaatgaaaatgatccTGATAATCAAGCAATAGGATTAGCTAAACATTTAGCAGATAATGGAATTGATTGTCCTAAATGTAAATTCCGTTATTCCTTATCACGCGGag gTTGTATGCATTTTACGTGTAATCAATGTAAGTATGAATTTTGCTGTGGCTGTGGAAAAGCTTTTATGATGGGTGCCAAGTGTACAGTCAGTCCCTATTGCGCAAAACTTGGTCTTCATTCTCATCACCCACGAAATTGTCTTTTCTATCTTCGTGATAAAGAACCAGCTCAATTACAAAGTCTTTTGAAAGGCCACGGCATTGAATTTAACACCGAAAATTTATCAGGAGATCGCAAATGCAAGGTTCAACTGCAAAAAGAAACACCGACTGGAGTTGTAGATGCCGTTTGTAACTCAGACGTTGTGGAAAATCACGCCGGACTATGcag GATTCATTATAACGAGTATCTAGtcagaaaaattcgtttgtcaAAATTGGAACCACTatcgttatttaatattgatgaTCTAGAGACTTGCATTAAACGTGCTGGGTTAAATTTACCCGCAAATTGGTATCGACGTGATCCTGAGGATTATCGTCGTGATCTCGCGGAG GTAGTGCAAAAAGAAATTCCACTGGAGTAa